From the Theobroma cacao cultivar B97-61/B2 chromosome 2, Criollo_cocoa_genome_V2, whole genome shotgun sequence genome, one window contains:
- the LOC18609313 gene encoding exocyst complex component EXO84A, translating into MSIGDSAELEGHLSLSDRLKVFKASQFDPDAYLLSKCHAMTEKEIRHVCSHLLELRKASAEEMRKSVYANYTAFIRTSKEISVLEGELLSMRNLLSTLAALVHGLAEGIILDSLSTGPEDSEEEDISDVENTKLTKTEKWFVEFLDNLDVLLTEKRVEEAMAALAEGEQLAKEAKSKQTLSSDALLKLKSALSVLRQKLVDQLADATCQPFTQGSELRSAVLTIKNLGDGTRAHTLLLNSHQQRLHRGMQSLRPSSTSYGGAFTSALSQLVFSTIAQAASDSLAVFGEEPAYSSELVTWAIKQTEVFAVLLKRHVLALSAAAGGLRVATECIQICLGHCSLLEARGLALSPVLLRLFRPSVQLAFSANLKRIEQSSAALAAADDWVLTYASVGARPFSSTSSLNNASTSQPKLSSSAHRFNSMVQEFLEDVGPFESLQLDGPALEGVLQVFNSYVNLLINALPGSMENEENLEGSGGKIVRMAENESQQMALLANASLLADELLPRSAMKLLPLSQSNRVEATPKRASDRQSRLPEQREWKRKLQRSVDRLRDSFCRQHALDLIFTEDGDIRLNAQIYISLDGNSEEPEWFPSPIFQELFLKLTRIASIATDMFVGRERFATILLMRLTETVILWLSDDQSFWEQIEQGPMPLGPLGLQQFYLDMEFVIIFSSQGRYLSRNLQQVIKNIIERAIDAVTATGIDPYSVLPEDDWFAEVAQIAIKMLSGKANFSNMDREVTSPTASISAKSISSVVSHGE; encoded by the exons ATGAGCATAGGTGACTCAGCAGAGCTGGAGGGTCACCTCAGTCTCAGCGATCGTTTGAAGGTGTTCAAAGCTTCTCAATTCGACCCCGATGCCTATCTCCTCTCCAAATGCCACGCCATGACCGAGAAG GAGATTAGGCATGTGTGTTCACACTTGTTGGAGTTAAGGAAGGCGTCTGCAGAGGAAATGCGTAAAAGTGTTTACGCTAATTATACCGCCTTTATACG CACATCCAAGGAGATTTCAGTTCTTGAGGGGGAACTCCTTTCCATGAGGAATCTTCTATCTACTCTGGCAGCTTTAGTTCATGGTTTGGCTGAAGGTATCATCCTTGATTCCTTGTCAACCGGTCCTGAAGATTCAGAAGAGGAGGACATATCTGATGTTGAAAATACAAAACTTACCAAAACAGAGAAGTGGTTTGTTGAATTTTTGGACAACCTTGACGTTCTATTGACGGAAAAGAGAGTAGAAGAAGCTATGGCTGCATTGGCTGAAGGGGAGCAATTAGCAAAAGAAGCTAAAAGTAAACAGACCTTAAGCTCGGATGCACTCCTAAAATTGAAGAGTGCCCTCAGTGTGCTGAGACAAAAACTGGTTGATCAGCTTGCAGATGCTACTTGCCAACCTTTCACACAAGGCTCCGAGCTTCGTTCTGCTGTTTTAACCATTAAAAACCTTGGGGATGGTACTCGTGCCCATACGTTGCTCCTCAATTCTCACCAACAAAGGCTGCACCGTGGTATGCAAAGTCTTCGCCCTTCAAGCACTTCTTATGGAGGAGCGTTTACATCAGCCCTTTCACAGCTTGTATTTTCAACCATTGCACAGGCTGCTAGTGATTCCTTGGCAGTTTTTGGTGAGGAGCCTGCATACTCATCTGAGCTTGTAACTTGGGCTATCAAGCAAACTGAAGTTTTTGCAGTTCTCTTAAAGAGACATGTGCTAGCTTTATCAGCAGCTGCAGGGGGTCTAAGAGTTGCCACTGAATGTATTCAGATATGCCTCGGCCATTGCTCTTTGTTAGAAGCTCGTGGATTAGCCCTTTCCCCCGTTTTATTGAGGCTTTTTAGGCCCAGTGTCCAACTGGCATTCAGTGCCAACTTAAAAAGAATTGAACAGAGCAGTGCTGCCCTAGCTGCAGCAGATGATTGGGTGCTTACTTATGCATCAGTTGGTGCACGTCCATTCTCTTCTACTTCATCTCTTAATAATGCAAGTACGTCACAACCAAAGCTTTCAAGCAGTGCTCACAGATTCAATTCAATGGTTCAG GAATTTCTGGAGGATGTTGGCCCCTTTGAGAGTCTTCAGTTGGATGGTCCTGCTTTAGAAGGTGTTTTACAAGTATTCAACTCCTATGTTAATCTGTTGATAAATGCATTGCCTGGATCaatggaaaatgaagaaaatttagAAGGTTCTGGCGGTAAAATTGTTAGAATGGCCGAGAACGAATCCCAACAAATGGCTTTACTCGCCAATGCGTCATTGCTAGCAGATGAACTACTTCCCCGTTCTGCAATGAAGCTTTTGCCATTGAGCCAGTCTAACAGAGTGGAAGCGACCCCTAAAAGAGCTTCAGATAGGCAAAGCCGTCTTCCAGAACAAAGGGAATGGAAGAGGAAACTTCAACGCTCAGTTGATCGCTTGCGAGATAGCTTCTGTAGACAACATGCCCTTGATCTCATCTTCACAGAAGATGGGGACATCCGTCTCAATGCACAGATATATATAAGCTTGGATGGGAATTCAGAAGAACCTGAATGGTTTCCATCTCCAATTTTCCAG gaactttttttaaaattgacacggATTGCAAGTATTGCGACTGATATGTTTGTGGGTAGGGAAAGATTTGCTACTATTCTATTAATGAGACTCACAGAGACCGTGATCCTTTGGCTTTCTGATGATCAAAGCTTTTGGGAACAGATAGAGCAGGGGCCTATGCCTTTGGGTCCCCTTGGTCTTCAACAG TTTTATCTGGATATGGAGTTTGttatcattttttcttctcaagGCCGATATCTGTCTCGAAATCTGCAACAAGTTATCAAGAACATAATAGAGAGAGCTATTGATGCAGTTACCGCAACTGGAATTGATCCATACAG TGTGTTGCCAGAGGATGACTGGTTTGCTGAAGTTGCTCAAATAGCAATAAAGATGTTATCTGGTAAAGCCAACTTTAGCAATATGGATAGAGAAGTGACAAGCCCTACAGCATCGATATCTGCAAAATCTATATCTTCAGTTGTATCCCACGGGGAGTAA
- the LOC18609315 gene encoding LRR receptor-like serine/threonine-protein kinase ERECTA — MGGQLLWLLLGLTIITTASGRKRSTSEECDPGDLKGLTSFKGGIRMDASGRLAKWVGHSCCKWEGVSCNNATGRVTEIHLPGFISTDDFVFQSQMEGWLSPSITFLTSLQVLDLGGLTGLTGKIPPLIGHLQNLRKLHLYGNKLKGSVPESIGKLLKLEELHLHENKLSGFLPPSLGCLKNLNALLLHSNRFTASIPDSFTNLTNLIYLDLHSNSLTGHIPENVGELQLLKELDLSDNFLCGEIPPSVNNLTTISVMYLDSNHLEGEIPFPSTFRQMPSLGFLRLQNNHLGGRIPPNFGYLVSLQRVSLANNKFEGAIPPSLANLEALTELYLSGNKLSGLVPKSIGQLSHLILLSISHNLIQGPLPDEMSALQNLQTLDLSFNLLNLTSIPTWLAELPSLSRLYLAGCGIKGQIPDFLRSTPSPIQELDLSVNHLTGGIPAWIGSLTQLYSLNLSRNYLVSNIPDSVADFQELGVLDLHSNKITGSLDQVFKIGNSFPDGSLTYIDVSDNSFTTGIEQIGVGTQQRIEYLNLSHNLLEGQLPTSMGQLKALQSLDLSYNKLGFSLAEAIANLSILETLKLQRNHFTGKIPVEFLNLKNLKDLDLSDNLLVGEIPAGKPLSDFPQSSFTGNKGLCGKPLSPCKS; from the coding sequence ATGGGTGGTCAATTGCTGTGGCTTCTTCTAGGATTGACTATCATAACGACAGCATCCGGGAGAAAGAGGAGCACTAGTGAAGAATGCGACCCTGGTGACCTGAAGGGTCTCACCAGTTTCAAGGGTGGAATCCGCATGGACGCTTCTGGTCGGCTAGCAAAGTGGGTTGGCCATAGTTGTTGCAAATGGGAAGGTGTTTCCTGCAACAATGCAACTGGTAGAGTAACAGAAATTCATCTGCCAGGATTCATTTCCACGGATGATTTCGTCTTTCAGTCCCAGATGGAAGGTTGGCTATCCCCATCAATCACATTCCTCACCTCTCTTCAAGTCCTTGATCTTGGGGGACTCACAGGCCTTACCGGAAAAATCCCACCACTGATTGGTCATCTCCAGAACCTGAGAAAGCTCCACCTTTATGGAAACAAGCTAAAAGGGTCTGTACCAGAAAGCATCGGTAAGCTGTTAAAACTTGAAGAACTTCACCTGCATGAGAATAAATTATCTGGGTTTCTTCCTCCTAGCCTTGGTTGTCTTAAAAATCTTAATGCTTTACTTCTACATTCAAATAGATTCACCGCTAGTATTCCTGATTCATTCACGAACTTGACAAATCTCATCTATTTGGATCTTCATAGCAATTCCCTGACTGGTCATATACCAGAAAATGTTGGTGAGTTGCAGCTTTTGAAGGAGCTTGATCTTTCGGACAATTTTTTGTGTGGGGAAATTCCACCTTCAGTAAACAATCTGACAACCATTTCAGTCATGTACTTGGATAGTAATCATCTTGAGGGAGAAATACCATTTCCATCAACTTTTCGTCAAATGCCTTCGCTTGGCTTTTTAAGGCTGCAAAACAACCACCTAGGTGGAAGAATACCACCCAATTTCGGATATCTGGTCTCCCTCCAAAGGGTTTCTCTAGCAAATAACAAGTTTGAGGGAGCAATTCCCCCTAGTTTGGCTAATCTAGAAGCCTTGACAGAGTTATATCTTAGCGGCAACAAGTTATCTGGACTTGTACCAAAATCAATTGGTCAACTCTCTCATCTCATACTCTTAAGcatttctcacaatttaaTTCAAGGACCATTGCCTGATGAAATGTCTGCCCTCCAAAATTTGCAAACACTGGATCTCTCATTCAACCTTTTAAATCTCACCTCCATTCCAACATGGCTAGCAGAATTGCCATCTCTTTCCCGATTATATTTGGCAGGATGTGGAATCAAAGGCCAAATACCAGACTTCTTGCGATCAACTCCAAGTCCAATACAGGAACTGGACTTGTCGGTTAATCATCTCACTGGTGGCATACCAGCATGGATTGGAAGCCTCACTCAGCTATACTCCTTAAATCTTTCAAGGAACTATCTCGTTTCAAATATTCCAGATTCAGTTGCTGACTTCCAGGAGTTAGGAGTGCTAGATCTCCACTCAAACAAGATAACAGGCTCCCTGGATCAGGTTTTCAAGATAGGAAACAGCTTTCCGGATGGTTCATTGACGTATATTGACGTATCTGACAACAGTTTCACAACTGGAATCGAGCAAATTGGTGTAGGAACGCAGCAGAGAATCGAGTATCTCAAtttatcacataatttacTCGAGGGTCAGTTACCAACTTCTATGGGGCAATTGAAGGCATTGCAAAGTTTGGATTTGAGCTATAATAAGTTGGGTTTCAGCTTGGCAGAGGCCATAGCAAATCTAAGCATTTTAGAGACTCTGAAGCTGCAGAGAAACCATTTTACTGGTAAAATACCAGTTGAGTTTTTGAACCTGAAAAACCTTAAGGACTTGGATTTATCAGATAATCTTTTGGTGGGGGAAATTCCCGCTGGCAAACCTCTTAGTGACTTTCCCCAGAGTTCTTTCACTGGAAATAAAGGTTTATGTGGGAAGCCCCTTTCGCCCTGCAAGTCTTGA
- the LOC18609312 gene encoding glycerol-3-phosphate 2-O-acyltransferase 6: MAINAFPTVQNCASIGREKHTMVADMDGTLLISRSSFPYFALVAFEVGGVLRLFFLLLASPLAGLLYYFVSESAGIQVLIFATYVGMKVSDIESVARAVLPKFYSSDLHPKSWRVFSSCGKRCVLTANPRIMVEPFLKDFLGADMVLGTEIGIYRGRATGFVCQPGVLVGKNKADALQKAFGEALPDVGLGDRHTDIPFIALCKEGYIVPPKPEAKAVRSEKLPKPVIFHDGRLVQKPTPLMALLIIIWIPIGFLLACLRIAAGSLLPMPLVYYAFWALGVRVTVKGTPPPPVKKSTGQSGILFICSHRTLLDPIFLSTALGRPIPVVTYSVSRLSEIISPIKTVRLSRDRATDASMIKKLLQEGDLAICPEGTTCREPFLLRFSALFAELTDQHVPVAMVNRMSMFHGTTARGWKGMDPFYFFMNPSPAYEVTFLNKLPMELTCSSGKSSHEIANYIQRVIAATLSYECTSFTRKDKYRALAGNDGTVVEKPKFSANKVMGC, translated from the exons ATGGCTATAAATGCTTTTCCTACCGTCCAAAATTGTGCGTCTATAGGCCGAGAAAAGCACACGATGGTCGCTGACATGGATGGCACCTTGCTTATTAGCCGTAGCTCTTTCCCTTATTTCGCTTTGGTTGCCTTCGAAGTTGGTGGAGTCTTGAGGCTCTTTTTCTTGCTCTTAGCTTCACCACTGGCTGGACTTCTTTACTACTTTGTCTCTGAATCTGCTGGCATCCAAGTTCTTATTTTCGCAACCTATGTTGGAATGAAAGTGAGTGATATCGAATCAGTGGCACGTGCGGTGCTGCCAAAGTTTTACTCTAGCGATCTGCACCCCAAGTCATGGAGAGTTTTTTCTTCATGCGGGAAACGTTGCGTGCTTACTGCAAAtcctaggattatggtggaaccttttttgaaagatttctTAGGGGCTGATATGGTTTTAGGCACCGAGATAGGAATTTACAGAGGTAGAGCTACAGGATTTGTTTGTCAACCTGGGGTACTTGTGGGGAAGAACAAGGCTGATGCTCTTCAAAAGGCTTTTGGCGAGGCACTGCCAGATGTTGGGCTTGGAGATAGGCATACAGACATTCCCTTCATTGCATTGTGCAAG GAAGGTTACATTGTGCCACCGAAACCGGAGGCTAAGGCAGTTAGAAGCGAGAAGCTCCCAAAGCCTGTAATTTTTCATGATGGCCGGCTTGTTCAAAAGCCAACACCTCTCATGGCTCTCTTAATAATTATCTGGATCCCCATAGGATTCCTCCTAGCCTGCTTGCGCATTGCTGCTGGTTCACTCCTCCCCATGCCTCTAGTCTACTACGCTTTCTGGGCACTCGGAGTTCGAGTGACTGTCAAGGGCACCCCACCCCCACCAGTGAAAAAATCAACCGGTCAATCTGGTATCCTCTTCATTTGCTCCCATAGAACCTTACTCGACCCAATCTTTCTCTCTACGGCTCTTGGACGCCCCATCCCGGTGGTGACCTACTCAGTCTCTCGACTTTCAGAGATCATTTCACCCATCAAAACTGTTAGACTAAGCAGAGATAGAGCCACAGATGCATCCATGATTAAGAAGCTACTTCAAGAGGGTGATCTAGCTATCTGCCCTGAAGGAACTACTTGTCGGGAACCATTTCTGCTGAGGTTTTCAGCCCTTTTTGCAGAATTAACTGACCAGCATGTGCCCGTTGCCATGGTGAACCGTATGAGCATGTTTCACGGCACCACAGCCAGGGGATGGAAAGGGATGGACCCATTTTACTTTTTCATGAACCCTAGCCCAGCATATGAAGTAACTTTCTTAAACAAGTTGCCGATGGAGCTGACATGTAGCTCAGGAAAGTCTAGCCATGAGATTGCCAATTACATACAAAGGGTGATTGCTGCAACTCTTTCATATGAGTGCACAAGCTTTACAAGGAAAGATAAATACCGAGCCCTGGCTGGGAATGATGGAACAGTGGTTGAGAAACCTAAGTTTTCAGCCAACAAAGTAATGGGCtgttaa
- the LOC18609310 gene encoding wall-associated receptor kinase 5, with the protein MKLKRSFITLLPFISLIFLPSLVSSQACQRSCGNLPIKYPFGTGPGCGDARFQQYVTCDQQKLTLTTHTGNYPITNIDYSNQVIYISDPSMSTCACSQPSKGFGLDWDAPFSFTDDNVFTLLDCSTTSSPIFRSNSYNVDNSSAVPLCDKQGAPICSFLYSCRAISILNLPISTCCVYTPVDLGPSFELNLQKLQCSSYSGFYSFSGQESNPDNWKYGMSLKYKFNVYNDYPNSCADCEKSDGACGYTGTYNSFICNCPNGINTTSTCFFVSSFSNGLRLLPLQTGTLFIYSLAWILAMVLL; encoded by the exons ATGAAGCTAAAACGCTCTTTTATTACTCTCCTCCCCTTCATCTCTTTGATCTTTCTTCCCTCTTTGGTCTCATCTCAGGCCTGCCAAAGAAGCTGCGGTAATCTACCTATCAAGTACCCATTTGGAACTGGCCCTGGCTGTGGTGATGCACGCTTTCAGCAATACGTAACTTGTGACCAGCAAAAACTCACCTTGACCACACACACTGGAAACTATCCAATTACCAACATAGACTACAGCAACCAAGTCATATACATCTCAGATCCTTCCATGTCAACTTGTGCTTGCTCTCAGCCAAGCAAAGGCTTTGGCCTCGATTGGGATGCTCCCTTTTCTTTCACAGACGATAATGTTTTCACTCTCCTGGACTGCTCAACCACGTCGTCACCTATTTTTAGATCAAATAGCTATAATGTTGACAACAGCAGTGCTGTTCCCCTATGTGACAAACAAGGTGCTCCCATTTGTAGTTTCTTGTATTCTTGCAGGGCAATTAGCATCCTCAATCTCCCAATATCCACATGTTGTGTTTACACACCAGTGGATCTCGGCCCATCCTTCGAATTGAATTTGCAGAAGTTGCAGTGCTCTTCATATTCTGGATTTTATAGCTTCAGTGGCCAGGAATCTAACCCTGATAACTGGAAGTACGGAATGTCACTTAAGTATAAGTTCAATGTGTATAATGACTATCCGAACTCGTGCGCAGATTGTGAGAAAAGCGATGGAGCCTGTGGTTACACTGGAACTTACAATTCATTTATTTGCAACTGTCCTAATGGCATAAACACGACATCTACTTGTTTCTTTGTGTCATCGTTTAGCAACGGTTTGAGGCTACTCCCCCTTCAGACAG GAACTTTGTTCATCTATTCTCTGGCATGGATTCTGGCCATGGTCCTGCTATAG
- the LOC18609311 gene encoding hydroxyproline O-galactosyltransferase GALT4 produces the protein MKRAKLDSLVSPSRLRLVQFLMGVLFLYLLFMSFEIPHVFKTGYGSGSGGFFTDTLPRPLFLESEEDFTDKSAPARPANDPDPVRQPGSRTPERKMREFKKVSGLLFNESSFDSNDSKDEFSVLHKTARHAFVVGKKLWDDLQSGQNKSDSEPGQQNQGRNRTESCPHSISLSGSEFMSRGRILVLPCGLTLGSHITVVGLPHWSHAEYDPKIAVLKEGDESVMVSQFMMELQGLKTVDGEDPPRILHFNPRLKGDWSGKPVIEQNTCYRMQWGSALRCEGWKSRADEETVDGQVKCEKWIRDDDNGLEESKATWWLNRLIGRKKKVVLEWPYPFAEGKLFVLTLSAGLEGYHLNVDGRHVTSFPYRTGFVLEDATGLSLNGDLDVHSVFAASLPTSHPSFAPQKHLERLSKWKAPPLPDGNVELFIGILSAGNHFAERMAVRKSWMQHKLIRSSKVVARFFVALNGRKEVNVELKKEAEYFGDIVIVPYMDNYDLVVLKTVAICEYGVRTVAAKYIMKCDDDTFVGVDAVIKEAKNVGDKSLYIGNMNYYHKPLRNGKWAVTYEEWPEEDYPPYANGPGYIVSSDIAQFIVAEFEKHKLRLFKMEDVSMGMWVEKFNSSKPVEYQHSLKFCQFGCIEDYYTAHYQSPRQMLCMWDKLLNQGKPQCCNMR, from the exons ATGAAACGAGCAAAACTTGACTCGCTAGTGTCACCGAGTCGACTCAGGCTAGTTCAGTTCTTGATGGGGGTTTTGTTTCTCTATCTTCTCTTCATGAGCTTCGAAATCCCGCACGTTTTCAAAACCGGGTATGGTTCCGGTTCTGGAGGGTTCTTCACCGACACGTTGCCGAGGCCTTTGTTTCTCGAGAGCGAAGAGGACTTCACCGACAAATCAGCACCCGCTCGGCCAGCAAACGATCCAGACCCTGTTCGCCAGCCCGGAAGTCGGACACCGGAGCGGAAAATGCGGGAGTTTAAGAAAGTTTCAGGTCTCCTGTTCAACGAAAGCTCTTTCGATAGTAACGATTCTAAAGACGAGTTCTCGGTGCTCCATAAAACAGCACGACACGCCTTCGTTGTCGGCAAGAAACTCTGGGACGACCTTCAATCGGGTCAAAACAAATCCGATTCAGAACCCGGACAACAAAATCAAGGCAGAAACCGAACCGAATCATGCCCGCATTCGATTTCCTTATCCGGGTCGGAGTTCATGAGCCGGGGCCGGATCTTGGTCCTTCCCTGCGGGTTAACGTTAGGGTCCCACATTACGGTGGTCGGGTTGCCGCATTGGTCGCATGCAGAGTATGATCCCAAAATAGCGGTGTTGAAAGAAGGGGATGAGTCGGTGATGGTAtcgcagtttatgatggaattgCAAGGGTTGAAGACGGTGGACGGCGAGGATCCGCCGCGGATTCTTCATTTCAATCCGAGGTTGAAAGGGGATTGGAGCGGGAAGCCCGTGATCGAGCAGAATACTTGTTATCGAATGCAGTGGGGGTCGGCGTTGAGGTGTGAAGGGTGGAAGTCTAGAGCTGATGAGGAaacag TTGATGGACAAGTTAAATGTGAGAAATGGATTCGAGATGATGACAATGGCTTGGAAGAATCGAAGGCTACATGGTGGTTGAACAGATTGataggaagaaagaagaaggtgGTACTAGAATGGCCATACCCTTTTGCAGAGGGAAAGTTATTTGTTCTCACGTTGAGTGCTGGTTTGGAGGGTTACCATCTCAATGTCGATGGGCGTCATGTTACCTCATTTCCGTATCGAACT GGATTTGTGCTTGAGGATGCTACCGGGCTATCTCTAAATGGTGACCTTGATGTGCACTCTGTGTTTGCTGCTTCCTTGCCCACTTCACATCCAAGTTTTGCTCCGCAAAAGCATCTTGAGAGGTTGAGTAAATGGAAGGCACCACCACTTCCTGATGGAAATGTAGAGCTTTTTATAGGTATCCTTTCTGCTGGCAATCATTTTGCTGAGAGGATGGCTGTGAGAAAGTCTTGGATGCAGCATAAGTTAATAAGGTCTTCAAAAGTAGTGGCTCGGTTTTTTGTAGCACTG AATGGAAGAAAGGAAGTAAATGTGGAACTGAAGAAGGAAGCGGagtattttggtgatattgTTATAGTTCCTTACATGGATAACTATGACCTAGTTGTACTAAAGACAGTTGCCATCTGTGAATATGGG GTCCGTACAGTGGCTGCAAAATATATTATGAAGTGTGATGATGATACATTTGTTGGGGTGGATGCTGTGATTAAGGAAGCAAAGAATGTCGGAGATAAAAGCCTGTATATTGGAAATATGAATTACTACCACAAGCCCCTACGTAACGGTAAATGGGCAGTAACATATGAG GAATGGCCAGAAGAAGACTACCCACCCTACGCAAATGGTCCAGGGTACATAGTGTCATCTGATATTGCACAGTTTATTGTAGCTGAGTTTGAGAAACACAAGTTGCGA CTATTCAAGATGGAAGATGTGAGCATGGGAAtgtgggtggaaaaattcaacagTTCAAAACCAGTGGAGTACCAGCACAGCTTGAAATTTTGCCAGTTCGGATGCATTGAGGATTATTACACTGCTCATTACCAATCCCCAAGACAGATGTTATGCATGTGGGATAAATTACTAAATCAAGGAAAGCCCCAGTGCTGCAACATGAGATGA